The region GTCGTCGCCGAGGTCGAGGTAGTGCAGGACGTTCATGTCCTCGAAGTCGAAGCTCAGCGAACCGCGCGAACCGTTGATCTCGAGCCGGATGGCGTTCTTGCGCCCGGTCGCGAACCGCGTGGCCTCGAAGGTGGCGAGACCGCCGCCGGAGAGGTCGCCGAGGAAGACCGCGGCGTCGTCGACCGTGACGGGGCCGCGCTCCGTGCCGGCCGTGCCGGTGAACCCGCCCGAGGCGGTCTGGACCGGTCGCTCCGTCACGAAGGTGCGCAGCGCACCGGTGACGCTCGTGACGCGCTCGTCGCTGATGAACTGCACGAGGTCGACGATGTGGGAGCCGATGTCACCCAGCGCGCCGGAACCGGCGAGCTTCTTGTCCAGCCGCCACGAGAGCGGGGCCTCGGGGTCGATCAGCCAGTCCTGGAGGTACTGCGCGCGCACGTGGCGGATCTCGCCGATCCGGCCCTCCGCCACGAGCTGGCGGGCCAGCTGGATGGCGGGCACGCGCCGGTAGGTGAAGCCCACCATCGAACGGATGCCGCGGGCGGATGCCGACGCCGCGGCGTCGGCCATCCGCTCGGCCTCGTCGATCGTGTTCGCGAGCGGCTTCTCGCACAGGACGTGCTTGCCCGCCTCGAGGGCCGCGATCGCGATCTCGGCGTGGGTGTGGCCGGGGGTGCAGATGTCGACGACGTCGACGTCGTCGCGCGCGATCACCTCGCGCCAGTCCGTGGCCGCGTCCTCCCAGCCGAGCCGGGTGGCGGCCTCCGCCGTCGACGTGGCGTCCCGCCCGCACACCACGCGCCGGCGCGGCTCGAGCGGGAGGTCGAACACGCGGGGCGCGGTGCGCCACGCGTGGGAGTGGGTGGCGCCCATGAACGCGTGCCCGATGAGGGCGACGCCCAGCTCACCCGTGTGCTTCTCGGTCATGTTCGGGTCCTTCCGGTGCGGTGGGGGCTCGCGGGGGCGGAGCCGTCGCGAGCCCCCACCGCGGTCGTCACTGGTGGATCAGGACTCGAAGGCCATCGGCAGGTACTGCTCGACGTTCTCCGACGTGACGACGGGGGCGAAGAGCTGGACCTCGCGCGGGACCTCGAACTGGACGAGGTCGCTCATGCCCTTGTTCTGGGCGAGGAGACGGGCGAGACGGACGCCGTCGGCGGCCTGGGTGGAGGGGTAGACCACGGTGGCCTCGACGACGGAGTCGCCGGACTGGATCTCGCGCATCATGTTGGCCGAGCCGGCGCCGCCGACCATGAAGAACTCGCTGCGGCCGGCGTTCTCGATGGCGGCCAGGACGCCGACGCCCTGGTCGTCGTCGTGGTTCCAGATCGCGTCGATCTCCGGCGCGGCCTGGAGCAGGTTGGCGGTCGTGGCCTCGCCGCCCGCGACCGTGAAGTCGGCCGCGACGCGGTTGGAGACCTCGAGGCCGCAGTCGCCCAGCGCGTCGGCGAAGCCCGCGCTGCGGTCCTGCGTCAGCGGCAGCGAGTCGATGCCGGCGATCTCGGCCACGACGGCGTCGGACTGACCGCCGAGCTGCTCGCAGATGTACTGACCGGCCGAGACGCCCATGCCGTAGTTGTCGCCCAGCACCGTGGTGCGGGCGGCGAACGGGCTGGAGAACTCGCGGTCGACGTTGACGACCGGGATGCCGGCCTCCATCGCCTCGGTGGCGACCTCGGTCAGCGCGGCGCCGTCGAAGGGCAGCACCACGATGGCGTCGACGTCGTCGTTGATGAACTGCTCGATCTGGGCGATCTGGGCGTTGACGTCGTCGGTGCCCTCCGAGAGGCGGAAGTCGACGTCGGAGTAGCGGTCGGCCTCGGCCTGCGCACCCTGCGTGATCGCGCCGATCCAGCCGTGGCCGGCGGCCGGGCCGGAGAAGGCGATCGTGACGGTCTCGCCGGGCTCGTCGTTGCCGCCGGCGGCCGGGGCGGAGTCACCGCCGGACGGGTCGGTCGCGGGGGGCGGGGGCTCGTTGCCGGTGCAGGCCGTCAGGACGAGGGCCGAGGCGGCGAGGGTGCCGACGGTCGCCCACAGGCGACGGGGGTGGTGCGGGACATGCGTTCCTCCTTGAAAGCAAGCGGGTGGTGGGGCGGGGTGGTGCGGGGGTCGACGGGACGGGGTGGAATCGGTGGGTGCGGGAACGCTACGTGCGGCGGACGGTGGCGAAACGCTGCTGGAGCAGCACGGCGGCGACGATGATCGCGCCCTTCGCCACGGCCTGGACCGAGGAGTCGAGGTTGTTCTGCACGAAGACGTTCGTGAGGGTCTGGAAGACGAGGACGCCGATGACGGTGCCGACGATCGTGCCGCGACCGCCGGCGAGCAGCGTGCCGCCGATGACGACGGCGGCGATCGCATCGAGCTCGTAGAGGCTGCCGTGGCTCGAGGAGCCGGCCGTGGTGCGGGCGAGCATCATGATCGCGGCGACCCCCGCGGTGAGACCGGCGATGGCGAAGACCCACATCGTGTGGCGCTTGACGTTGATGCCCGCGAGGCGAGCGGCCTCGGGGTTGCCGCCGACCGCGAGCGTGCGGCGCCCGAAGGTCGTCCGGTTGAGCACGAACCACCCGATGACGGCGACGATCGCAAACATCCAGACGATCTTCGGCACGCCGAGCAGGTTGCCGCGGAAGGTCGAGATGAAGCCCTGGTCGGTCACGATCTGCGTCTGACGGCCGGAGATGACCTCCGCGAGGCCGCGGGCGGCCACGAGCATGGCGAGCGTCGCGATGAACGCGACCACCCGCCCGTAGGCGATGAGCACGCCGTTGACGAGTCCCGCCGCGGCTCCGACGGCGAGCGCCGTACCGACCATGACGATCCAGTGGAACTGGCCGGCCATGTTCTGCGTGGCCCACGTGGTGGCCCAGACGGTCGCCAGACCCATGACGGAACCGACGGAGAGGTCGATGCCGCCGGCGGTGATGACGAAGGTCATGCCGACGCTGATGACGCCGATGACGGCCGCCTGCTGGAGGATCACCAGCATATTGGGGACGCTGAGGAAGCGGTCGCCCGCGGTGATCGTCCCGATGACGATCAGCAGGACGAGGGCCAGCACGAGGCCGACCATCTGGCCGATCCCGAGCCCCCTCCGAGGCGCGCCTTGCGGGCCGGCGTGGCCTCGCCGGCGGTCTGCTCGACGGGCGCCTCCGGCTGCGCGGTGGTCGTGTCGCTCACGCGTGTGCTCCTTCCATGACGAGGTCGAGCACGCGGTGCTCGTCGATCTGCGATGCGGGGCCGGTGTGGACCACGCTGCCGTCGGCGACGACCATCACGCGGTCCGCGAGGCCGAGGACTTCCTCGATCTCGCTGGAGACGAGCACGACGGCGGTGCCCCGCCGGGTGAGCTCGCGGATCAGCTGGTAGATCTCGGCGCGGGCGCCGACGTCGACGCCGCGGGTGGGCTCGTCGAGCAGCAGCACGTCGCAGCCGTGCACGAGCCAGCGGGCCAGCATCGCCTTCTGCTGGTTACCGCCGGACAGCGTGCGGATGTGGCGCTCGACGTCGGGCGGCGAGAGCTGGAGCGCGGCCGCCTGCTCCTTGGCGGCGCGGCGCTCGGCCCGCTCGTCGAGGAGACCGCTCTTCGCGAAGCGACCGAACGTCGACAGCGTGATGTTGCGGTAGATCGGCTCGTCGAGCAGCAGGCCCTGGCTCTTGCGCTCCTCGGGGGCGAGGCCGATGCCGTGGCGCACGGCGTCGGTGACCGAGCCGCGGCGCAGGGTGTGGCCCTTGACGCGGACCGTGCCGCCGGTGGCGCGCCGGGCGCCGTAGAGGGTCTCGAGGATCTCGGAGCGGCCCGCGCCCACGAGGCCGGCCAGACCGACCACCTCGCCCGGGCGGACCGTGAAGGAGACGGGCTCGAACGTGCCGGCCAGCGCGAGGTCGGTGACCTCGAGGACGGGCTCGTCGGACTGCGGGCCGACGGCGTCGCCGCCGAAGTTCGTGACGACCTCGCGGCCGGTCATGAGGGAGATGAGCTCCGACGTCGGCGTCTGCGCGACGGGGAGGGACGTGGCGACGGTGCGCCCGTCCTTGATGACCGTGATGCGGTCGCCGATCTCGCGGATCTCCTCGAGGCGGTGCGAGATGTAGACGATCGCGACGCCGTCGCGACGCAGCGTGTTGACCACGCGGAAGAGCTGCTTGACCTCCTCCTGGTCGAGCACCGCGGAGGGCTCGTCCATGATGATCAGCTGCGCGTCGTGGGACAGCGCGCGCGCCATCTGCACGACCTGCTTGCCGGCTGCCGAGAGCGAGCCCACGAGGCGGCCGGGGCGGATCTCGGAGTGGCCGAGGCGCGCGAGCACCTCCTTGGCGCGGCGGTTGGCCTCGCCGCGCTTGAGGACGCCGCCCGTGGACAGCTCGTTGCCGAGGTAGATGTTCTCGGCCACGGTCAGGCCGTCGACGACGTCGAGCTCCTGGAAGATCGTGGCGATACCGAGCTTGAGCGCGGCCTTGGTGGACGTGAGCCGGACGACCTCGCCCTTCCACACGATCTCACCCTCGGTGGGCTGGTGCGCACCGGCGAGCGTCTTGATCAGCGTGGACTTGCCCGCACCGTTCTGACCGAGGAGGCAGTGCACCTCGCCCGGACGGACGTGCAGATCGACACCGTCGAGGGCCCGGACTCCGGGGAACTCCTTGACGATCGCATTCATCTCCAGCAGCACCGCTGGCGGGTCCTCTGTGACCATACGGCGACACTAATCAGGGGTTGTGGCGGGTGTCAACATAAGTAGGTAACGTTCGTGTCTCAACCCGTGACCCCGGTCGCACGTCGTGGACGGCGACCGCGACCCTTCCCTACAGTCGCGACCACGACTGGGGGGTCGGAGGCAACGACGCCCCGGCGTCAGGGGTGGATGGCAGGTGTCCGACAACCGTTCTCGACGGGCCTTTCGTCGGCGCGCGCCATAAGATGACGCCGCGGGGGTCACCCCCGTGGAGGACGAGAGGTGGGTCCATGACCACGGACACGACGGAGCGGCTGCGCATCGTCACGCGATCGGCCGGTGCCGGTGAGCTCTTCCAGCTCCTCCGGGACGGCCGGCCACGCACGCGCACCGAGCTCGCCACCCTCACCGGGCACGCCCGCTCCACCATCACCTCCCGCCTCGAGGCCCTGCTCGCCAGCGGCCTCATCGCCCCCGTGGGCGAGGCGAGCTCGACGGGCGGTCGACCGTCGACGTCGTTCGCCTTCAACCCCACCTCGCGCGTGGTGCTCGCCGTCGACCTCGGCGCGACGCACGCGCGCCTGGGCGTCACCGACCTCGCGGGCGAGGTGCTGGCCAGCAGCGAAGACCGGCTCGACATCGCCGACGGGCCCGAGCGCGTGCTCGCGTGGGTCGCCGAGACCGGCCGACGGCTGATCGCCGAGGCGGGCCGCGACGTCGCCGACCTCATGTGCGTGGGCGCCGGTCTACCCGGACCCGTGGAGCACTCCACGGGGCAGCCCATCAACCCACCGATCATGCCGGGGTGGGACGGCGTCGACGTGCCCGGCATGCTGACGGCGCACCTGGGCGTGCCCGCGTTCGTGGACAACGACGTGAATCTCATGGCGCTCGGCGAGCACAGGCACGCGTGGCCCGACGTCGCGGACCTGCTCGTGGTCAAGGTCGCCACCGGTATCGGTGCGGGCCTCATCCTCGACGGCTCGCTGCGACGGGGCGCCCAGGGCGCGGCGGGCGACATCGGGCACATCAACCCCGACAACGAGCTCACCACGCCCTGCCGGTGCGGCAACACGGGCTGCCTCGAGGCGGTCGCCGGGGGCGGGGCGCTCGCCGCCGAGCTGCGCGAGCAGGGTGTCGAGGCGGAGACGAGCACCGACGTCGTCGCCCTCGCCCGCGCCGGGAACCTGCCCGCGCGGCACGCGGTGCGCTCGGCCGGTCGCCTGATCGGGACGGTGCTCGCGAGCTGCGTGAGCATGGTCAACCCGTCGCTCATCGTGATCGGCGGGGTGCTGTCGGAGTCGGGAGACCACCTCATCGCGGGGATCCGCGAGGTCGTCTACCAGCGCTCGCTGCCGCTGGCCACGCAGCACCTGCGCATCGTCACCTCGCGCACCGGCGCCTCCGCCGGGATCCTGGGGGCGAGCATGCTGGCGGTCGACGAGATGCTCTCGGTCGACGCGGTGGACGCGCTCGCCGGCTGACGCCCGCCGCTCCCGCTCCTCCCGCCGAGAATGCGCACAACTGCTGAATCGCGCTGATTCAGCAGTCCTCCGCATGCTCGACCGACGTCACCGCCGCCCGCTCCCGTCGAGAATGCGCGTCGCTGCTCTATCGCGCTTATTCAGCAGTGCTCCGCATGCTCACGGGCTGTCGGGTCGAGGGACCGGATCCGCGGCACGAGGGCAATCGGGTGCCGAGGGTGTCCGCTGTGAGCGGCTGGCACGGCTCCCCCACCCCCGGCCGCCGGTGTCGCCGCAGGTCGCCGGGCGCCGCTCGGCCGCCGGGAGCGGATCAGCCGCCCCCAGCGGACACCACAGCGCGCACCCCGCGCCTCAGCTCCCCGGGTCGACCCCCGCCAGCTCCAGCAGCAGGTCCCGCACCTCCGTGGCCGCGAGGCTCTCGCGCGCCACCGACGCGTCGTCGCACAGCAGCACCGGCGCGAACTCGGGGTCGTCCGGCAGCCGCCCGTGGCTCCCCCGCACCGGCGACGGATCGAGCGGCACCACCTGCATCGAGTAGCGCAGCCCCGCCTTCTTGCGCAGCAGCGTCGTGGCCGCGCGCGCCTTCACCCACCGGTCCTTCGGGTCCATGAACAGCTCGGCCGGGTCGTACCCGGGCTTCTTGTGGATGTCGACGGCGCGCGCGAAGTCGGGCGCGTTCGCGTCGTCCAGCCAGTAGTAGTAGGTGAACCACGCCTGCGGCTCGGCCACCAGCACCAGGTCGCCGGCGCGGTCGTGATCCAGCCCGGCCTCCGCCTTCCCCTCGGCGTCGAGCACCTGCTCCACGCCGGGCAGGTCACGCAGCAGCGCCGCCACCTGCGGCAGGTCCGCGTCGTCGTGCACGTACACGTGCGCCACCTGGTGGTCCGCGACGGCGAACGCGCGCGACGTCCACGGGTCCAGCAGCTCGCCGGTCGCGTTGTGGTGCACGTGCAGCAGCCCGGCGCGGCGCAGCGCGCGGTTGACGTCGACCGGCTGCGCCACCGGCGTGATCCCGTACTCGCTCAGCACCACCACGGTCACCCCCTGGGCGCGGGCGTCGTCGAGCAGCGGTGCGAGCTCGGCGTCGAGGTCCTTAGCGGCCCGCACCCCCTGCGGGCTCTCGGGCCCGAACCGCTGGTGGTCGTAGTCGAGGTGCGGCACGTAAGCCAGGGTCATGTCGTGGTCCGGCATGAGCCGGCGCGTGGCCGCGATGATCCAGCGCGAGGAGGCGATGCTCGCCGTCGGGCCCCAGTACGTGAACAGCGGGAACGGGCCCAGCTCGGCCTCGAGGTGGTCGTGCAGCTCCGGCGGCCACGTCCAGCAGTCCGGCGCCTTCCGGCCGTCCGCGTGGTAGACCGGCCGCGGCGTGATCGTGGTGTCCACCGAGGACCCCATCGCGTACCACCAGCACACGTTCGCCACGCGGTAGCCCGGCCGCGAGCGCCGGATCGTCTCCCACACCTTCTCGCCCGCCACGAGCCGGTGGTGCTGGCGCCACAGCAGCACCTCGCCGAGGTCGCGGAAGAACCAGCCGTTGCCGACGGCGCCGTGCTCGCTCGGGAGCGTGCCCGTGAGGAACGTCGACTGCACCGAGCACGTGACCGCGGGCAGCACGGTGCCGAGCTCGGCCCGGAAGCCGCCGGCGCC is a window of Litorihabitans aurantiacus DNA encoding:
- a CDS encoding alkaline phosphatase family protein yields the protein MSEKILVLDVVGLTPNALAHMPHLRAVGAGGFRAELGTVLPAVTCSVQSTFLTGTLPSEHGAVGNGWFFRDLGEVLLWRQHHRLVAGEKVWETIRRSRPGYRVANVCWWYAMGSSVDTTITPRPVYHADGRKAPDCWTWPPELHDHLEAELGPFPLFTYWGPTASIASSRWIIAATRRLMPDHDMTLAYVPHLDYDHQRFGPESPQGVRAAKDLDAELAPLLDDARAQGVTVVVLSEYGITPVAQPVDVNRALRRAGLLHVHHNATGELLDPWTSRAFAVADHQVAHVYVHDDADLPQVAALLRDLPGVEQVLDAEGKAEAGLDHDRAGDLVLVAEPQAWFTYYYWLDDANAPDFARAVDIHKKPGYDPAELFMDPKDRWVKARAATTLLRKKAGLRYSMQVVPLDPSPVRGSHGRLPDDPEFAPVLLCDDASVARESLAATEVRDLLLELAGVDPGS
- a CDS encoding ROK family transcriptional regulator, producing the protein MTTDTTERLRIVTRSAGAGELFQLLRDGRPRTRTELATLTGHARSTITSRLEALLASGLIAPVGEASSTGGRPSTSFAFNPTSRVVLAVDLGATHARLGVTDLAGEVLASSEDRLDIADGPERVLAWVAETGRRLIAEAGRDVADLMCVGAGLPGPVEHSTGQPINPPIMPGWDGVDVPGMLTAHLGVPAFVDNDVNLMALGEHRHAWPDVADLLVVKVATGIGAGLILDGSLRRGAQGAAGDIGHINPDNELTTPCRCGNTGCLEAVAGGGALAAELREQGVEAETSTDVVALARAGNLPARHAVRSAGRLIGTVLASCVSMVNPSLIVIGGVLSESGDHLIAGIREVVYQRSLPLATQHLRIVTSRTGASAGILGASMLAVDEMLSVDAVDALAG
- a CDS encoding substrate-binding domain-containing protein produces the protein MWATVGTLAASALVLTACTGNEPPPPATDPSGGDSAPAAGGNDEPGETVTIAFSGPAAGHGWIGAITQGAQAEADRYSDVDFRLSEGTDDVNAQIAQIEQFINDDVDAIVVLPFDGAALTEVATEAMEAGIPVVNVDREFSSPFAARTTVLGDNYGMGVSAGQYICEQLGGQSDAVVAEIAGIDSLPLTQDRSAGFADALGDCGLEVSNRVAADFTVAGGEATTANLLQAAPEIDAIWNHDDDQGVGVLAAIENAGRSEFFMVGGAGSANMMREIQSGDSVVEATVVYPSTQAADGVRLARLLAQNKGMSDLVQFEVPREVQLFAPVVTSENVEQYLPMAFES
- a CDS encoding ABC transporter permease, which produces MLALVLLIVIGTITAGDRFLSVPNMLVILQQAAVIGVISVGMTFVITAGGIDLSVGSVMGLATVWATTWATQNMAGQFHWIVMVGTALAVGAAAGLVNGVLIAYGRVVAFIATLAMLVAARGLAEVISGRQTQIVTDQGFISTFRGNLLGVPKIVWMFAIVAVIGWFVLNRTTFGRRTLAVGGNPEAARLAGINVKRHTMWVFAIAGLTAGVAAIMMLARTTAGSSSHGSLYELDAIAAVVIGGTLLAGGRGTIVGTVIGVLVFQTLTNVFVQNNLDSSVQAVAKGAIIVAAVLLQQRFATVRRT
- a CDS encoding sugar ABC transporter ATP-binding protein, with protein sequence MVTEDPPAVLLEMNAIVKEFPGVRALDGVDLHVRPGEVHCLLGQNGAGKSTLIKTLAGAHQPTEGEIVWKGEVVRLTSTKAALKLGIATIFQELDVVDGLTVAENIYLGNELSTGGVLKRGEANRRAKEVLARLGHSEIRPGRLVGSLSAAGKQVVQMARALSHDAQLIIMDEPSAVLDQEEVKQLFRVVNTLRRDGVAIVYISHRLEEIREIGDRITVIKDGRTVATSLPVAQTPTSELISLMTGREVVTNFGGDAVGPQSDEPVLEVTDLALAGTFEPVSFTVRPGEVVGLAGLVGAGRSEILETLYGARRATGGTVRVKGHTLRRGSVTDAVRHGIGLAPEERKSQGLLLDEPIYRNITLSTFGRFAKSGLLDERAERRAAKEQAAALQLSPPDVERHIRTLSGGNQQKAMLARWLVHGCDVLLLDEPTRGVDVGARAEIYQLIRELTRRGTAVVLVSSEIEEVLGLADRVMVVADGSVVHTGPASQIDEHRVLDLVMEGAHA